A region of Carassius auratus strain Wakin chromosome 41, ASM336829v1, whole genome shotgun sequence DNA encodes the following proteins:
- the LOC113059330 gene encoding calpain-7-like: MDCTALELDAIKFAKSAVLHDQKGKYNEAVFYYKEAAQALIYAGMAGSNLESIQDKVNEYLDRVQTLLSAVQAQSTDPLKSKHQLDLERAYFLVTQAFEEDEKENTDEAIELYTQAVELCIQASNETSDQALQGKLKQLARQALDRAEGLKDSLSKQANQDKPVFSASKGPAQVRQFFPLGPDFSLHDKSQPVRAVQSSEPGGQRYTAEEIEVLRKTSKINGIEYVPFMSVDLRERFAFPVPFSDKCGKLALSPKQKAIFSRWVRPDDICNNPTMIYTVSSFSIKQTVVSDCSFIASLAISAAYERRYNKKLITSIIYPQNRKGEPEYNPCGKYMVKLHINGVPRKVIIDDFLPVDRNGELLCSYSSNRNELWVSLIEKAYMKVMGGYDFPGSNSNIDLHALTGWIPERIAMHSDNQSFNKDDTFRMLYQRFHRGDVLITTATGVMTEEEGEKWGLVPTHAYAVLDIREHKGKRFLQLKNPWSHLRWKGRYSERDEKNWTPDLLKYLNFDPKTAQKFDNGVFWIIWEDLCQYYDVIYLSWSPALFKESSCIHSSWDGKQGPVKDAYSLANNPQYKLEVQCPQGGAAVWVLLTRHITDKDDFAQNREFITLVVYKTNGKKVYYPAEPPPYIDGIRINSPHYLTKIKLTGPGTHAFTLVVSQYEKQNTINYTLRVYSVCKFNFSKIPTPFTQTKRINGQWKGASAGGCGNYRDTFKNNPIYQFNMDKAGPLLIELRGSRQYSVGFEVVTVSTAGESGSSEKRGSGDYRCGFCYMEVENLPAGIYNVIPSTFLPKQEGPFFLDFSSATPLRVSQLQ, encoded by the exons ATGGATTGTACAGCTCTTGAACTCGATGCTATTAAATTTGCCAAATCAGCTGTACTGCATGATCAGAAGGGGAAATACAATGAAGCTGTTTTCTACTATAAG GAGGCTGCCCAGGCTCTCATCTATGCAGGCATGGCTGGATCCAATCTAGAGAGCATCCAAGATAAGGTGAACGAGTACCTGGACAGAGTACAGACCCTGCTCAGTGCCG TTCAAGCACAGAGCACTGACCCGCTGAAGAGTAAGCATCAGCTGGATCTGGAGAGAGCGTACTTCCTGGTGACACAGGCTTTTGAAGAAGATGAGAAGGAAAACACAGATGAGGCCATTGAGCTCTATACACAGGCTGTGGAGTTGTGTATTCAAGCG TCCAATGAGACGTCAGATCAAGCACTGCAGGGGAAACTGAAGCAGCTTGCTCGGCAGGCTCTGGACAG ggcAGAGGGACTGAAAGACTCTCTTAGTAAACAGGCAAATCAGGACAAGCCCGTCTTCTCAGCATCCAAAGGCCCTGCTCAGGTGAGGCAGTTCTTTCCACTAGGCCCAGACTTCTCTCTTCATGACAAATCGCAGCCGGTCCGAGCAGTGCAGTCCAGTGAGCCAGGGGGTCAACGCTACACAGCGGAGGAAATTGAGGTGCTCAG gaAGACCTCGAAGATAAATGGAATCGAATATGTTCCATTCATGAGTGTTGACCTGAGGGAACGTTTTGCTTTTCCTGTTCCATTCTC GGACAAATGTGGAAAACTGGCTCTGTCGCCAAAGCAGAAAGCCATATTCTCACGCTGGGTTCGACCTGATGACATCTGCAATAATCCCACCATGATCTACACTGTGTCCAGCTTCAGCATCAAGCAG ACGGTTGTGTCAGATTGTTCCTTCATTGCCTCATTGGCCATCAGTGCAGCATATGAGAGACGCTACAACAAAAAGTTAATCACAAG CATCATCTACCCACAGAACAGAAAAGGAGAGCCAGAGTATAACCCTTGTGGGAAGTACATGGTGAAACTGCACATTAACGGCGTCCCGAGAAAG GTGATTATTGATGATTTCCTCCCGGTGGATCGCAATGGCGAGCTGCTTTGCTCCTACTCCAGTAATCGCAATGAACTTTGGGTGTCGCTCATTGAGAAGGCTTACATGAAGGTCATGGGAGGATACGATTTCCCAGGCTCCAATTCT AATATTGATTTGCACGCTCTCACTGGCTGGATCCCAGAACGTATCGCTATGCACTCAGACAATCAATCCTTTAACAAAGATGACACTTTCCGCATGCTTTACCAGAG GTTTCACAGAGGAGATGTTCTCATCACCACAGCGACGGGGGTCATGACTgaggaggagggggagaagtGGGGTTTAGTGCCCACCCATGCATACGCTGTCCTAGACATCAGGGAACACAAG GGTAAACGCTTCCTCCAGCTGAAGAACCCATGGAGCCATCTCAGGTGGAAAGGACGATATAGCGAACGTGACGAGAAGAACTGGACACCAGATCTTCTCAAATACCTCAATTTTGACCCCAAAACGGCACAGAAGTTTGACAATG GTGTATTTTGGATCATCTGGGAAGACTTGTGCCAGTATTACGACGTCATCTATTTGAGCTGGAGTCCAGCACTGTTTAAAGAATCCTCATGCATTCACAG TAGCTGGGACGGGAAACAGGGACCAGTGAAAGATGCCTACAGCTTGGCCAATAATCCTCAGTACAAGCTGGAAGTGCAGTGTCCTCAAGGGGGCGCTGCAGTATGGGTCCTACTCACCAGACACATCACTGACAAG GATGACTTTGCTCAAAACCGGGAGTTTATTACATTAGTAGTTTACAAGACCAATGGAAAGAAAGTCTATTATCCAG CTGAACCTCCTCCCTACATTGATGGTATCAGGATCAACAGTCCTCACTACTTAACCAAGATCAAGCTGACTGGTCCAGGAACTCACGCCTTCACACTGGTGGTCTCTCAGTATGAGAAACAAAACACCATCAACTACACATTAAGG GTGTACTCGGTATGCAAGTTTAATTTCTCCAAAATCCCAACACCCTTCACCCAGACCAAAAGA ATAAATGGGCAGTGGAAGGGGGCCAGTGCTGGAGGTTGTGGAAACTATAGAGATACCTTCAAGAACAACCCCATATACCAGTTCAACATGGACAAAGCAGGTCCTCTGCTAATCGAACTCCGTGGCTCCAG GCAGTACAGCGTGGGCTTTGAGGTGGTGACCGTATCTACTGCAGGGGAATCTGGATCATCAGAAAAAAGAGGGAGTGGAGATTACAG ATGCGGTTTCTGTTACATGGAGGTTGAGAACTTGCCTGCCGGGATTTACAATGTCATCCCCTCTACCTTCCTGCCCAAACAGGAAGGCCCGTTCTTCCTGGACTTCAGCAGTGCCACTCCACTGCGGGTCTCTCAGCTGCAATAA